The following are encoded in a window of Megalobrama amblycephala isolate DHTTF-2021 linkage group LG19, ASM1881202v1, whole genome shotgun sequence genomic DNA:
- the zfhx3a gene encoding zinc finger homeobox protein 3, with amino-acid sequence MCLVAQRMECCDSVSNNGASGPHTQQPPGLCRPLAPNPLLLARDQAIHRSTATLSKQGGLVGRAEEEGLAGRFEERVREKQVNECSTREMLKDAAEREKADEEEGDDVERPIGEILYQPDGSAYVTKSKLTSGVPSSSLGAPSSVIRTCYISSSQSSTPQIFRVFQMHNLDDSDSLALVTRQSKDSAPDVAGSSEKGVTWSGLTKPILMCFLCRLSFGRSHLFRAHASQQHNITFSDEEQHLLSFKQTSAILQPAGPGNHPFLSFLEPKRNCESVVPLNLASPTSGNSTEDTARRKENEEPLISKPGLPLLPSPPRTSPATSIPSPAKDPSTLGREGTQRGKEDNIWKDGESSEGGERRLYLEVGSTVDDGAHGISSSSGQEHITEAALSNQSISKPPNSVTIATSFMNNTKTLTDSESECGTSFNCHDPAPASLVVVNPSTVTTTEQLANQESATATEPNEQLENGSAIAMEPTTRLSEDDRHAVTHSDLPNNHSHSPSPTLSPTLTQTSQPILEEGHLDTASRKRLLMASDGCFVAAGDDVQGSSFSYGIQASIVHSRNSCKTLKCPKCNWHYKYQQTLEAHMKEKHPESESEQCPYCSSGQSHPRLARGETYSCGYKPFRCQVCQYSTTTKGNLSIHMQSDKHLNNMQSLQTQSHAHSPAAQPNPLTHSHPTLTHPTQANSPSPSKLRGRASWRCEVCDYETNVARNLRIHMTSEKHTHNVLLLQQNLAHMQRQRKHNATELYRHCQPQTKLSDAIAPLSCNETSSQKLFECILCGHFSCDTLEELSQHLTMQRSLPNSYWRSTTGDTHHCRLCHYATPLRANFQLHCQTDKHVQRYQLAAHLREASSQHVNIEEEEEEWRLRCVAAGSQVQLRCNACDYEASSLEKLKLHTMNSRHETSLRLYKYLQQLDGVESEDVWLHCVLCDFSTQNSLSLVQHSHSLSHQRGEGLLRLQRIQKGLQDEEELGAIFTIRKSPAQENALQGDQNGMDSPTEFTANQEDRSKHGDMAAEKTEGFIQTEVEQNESSSSPKRPSSGSDESVDLSLCKRPRIQEEMRQCPFCRFRHTDIERLRSHVMNQHAVQPALCCPLCQDTLHSIALLRTHLTQLHSVTADCTQKLINTVIASDVLPEKMFLPVHNSDTQLINANETKRLDEISTDAEPERGTTPHLEAAKIYKQPSEDAESTKENNAAFPCWQKGCNKVFTSSSALQTHFNQLHSQKSQTAISDRHIYKYRCNQCSLAFKTPEKLQLHSQYHAIRAATICCLCQRSFRTMQALRKHLETSHLELSEIQIQQLYGGLMMNGDTLISGDQTFGEEEGSPEETEMKDDEECDLEKKLSPTDNDSSLVKDIAECDPKQPVFPLRKGPNITMEKFLDPSRPFKCTVCKESFTQKNILLVHYNSVSHLHKLKRSLQDTSTGLQEPVNNADHKPFKCSICNVAYSQSSTLEIHMRSVLHQTKARASKLDSSAPSSESFGPPPGKALSSTPATMKPATSMNNAGLSHQQNTELNGTPANPDTSHPSTSDMRKKLVNMIDSAAKQQQVSLQQQPLQQQQQQQLAQAQAHLQHELQKKAALLQSHLFNPALLHPFPMATEALLPVQQQQQLLLPFLIPGGEFRMNPEVNLKGSGLNLSTLKPTVNEDTAESSKKDGSKYCSKQKQNEDLVIHPEINEQKLTSDPQCVKDADEQNDNEGSKEIDNVGIKEKTHHPKIQENEDVNKEMSTSGEGFDEFLPPRIAHDAPGNASKALLENIGFELVMQFNESKQRYQKNLTEAIPNGGDVSDTKEVDHTEGMEKLECESCGKLFSNALILKSHKEQIHHSIFPIKSLEKFAKDYREQYDKLFPLRPATPETSPVSSPSPTPPVIPNLSVQQPQQQQPVQPIVPVSTLSATPATVSIPQAPLSQIPLPMELPLFPPLLMPPITLQALTPQGPVHLPQVEASLSPDLTQLYQQQLTPPMMQQQNKRPRTRITDDQLRILRQYFDINNSPNEDQIHEMANKSGLPHKVIKHWFRNTLFKERQRNKDSPYNFSNPPITTLEDVKVDSRPPSPEPPRQEFYGGKRSSRTRFTDYQLRLLQDFFDANAYPKDDEFEQLSNLLNLSTRVIVVWFQNARQKARKNYENQGEGVKDSERRDLSNDRYFRTSNNNFQCKKCNIVFQRIFDLINHQKKQCYKDEEEEMLNDQNDTLMDSKTECHSPISGPSCFTQATSCSSPSSSSVSSTIVKSTDSEHMHTSLTRELEQANEASSDPKRAVSINTELEELENSMQQPKPPCEENQNVSTEIHSHSPPKQQQVSCTSETNPAPSQSSQNIFSPSEIPSSEQQLQQKPAQDMSPYHCIQCKLSFPSFEHWQEHQQMHFLTQSYFPSPQFLDRPVDMPLMLFDPANPLLARHLLSGTISQIVANPPAVTTIPDSTINSLKRKLEEKAGTSSMENDWENNGEEPQRDKRMRTTITPEQLEVLYQKYLLDSNPTRKMLDHISSEVGLKKRVVQVWFQNTRARERKGQFRALGPSQIHRRCPFCRALFKAQTALAAHIRSRHWHEARNAGYSMAVSSMTQDQEGSQIKPDLFDLANYSQFLSSTDDADSPACKSMDLSSHQQRLSPKPIKGEGMEDFEMPSMSVYQTFEQSKLNNCEANTNTNHDHTTDEGNDSLEGKHGSIDHMSPSTEREASSESDEKMSSGLVSPAISFNAKDFDNDLVLDYSENSSLADPASPCPGSSNSQGFDNDRHSQKRYRTQMSNLQVKVLKACFSDYKTPTMLECEALGNDIGLAKRVVQVWFQNARAKEKKAKLSLAKQFGTESTSIDRPKTECTLCSVKYTGCLSIRDHVFSQQHLAKVKEALGGQMERDKEYLGSVSARQLMAQQEVDHPKKTSDVLGLVQPQAILSSVGLNQTALHCLSQSSVYSSLQTQTTTSIRGGNSTMTEGVSSIKTEGASDPPVNELTRKPNVMSSSAISAMDDKDVVSTTNSVLTPKTTEQELQLPKENDTGSNRIPTNKLDSSPLGNATHANSSCNSKEKSDSSRPTVSTPNTGREYAMDPTQLQVLHAAMKTDQAALLPSPLLPCLMPGFPPLFSPHIPTPMPGGLLQPMFGMESMFPYGPVLPQALMGLSPGSILQQYQQNLQGALMQQRLQLQQKHLVKLPEKPKPSQISARLHAEDIISSKRDKKQGTLNGTDSPFINSVNTKQPDVDNNFLLSHSIVSKTECRTEGKDGHLYDCLACEVSLTGNAELIKHLEFPQHRQRVAERLNAKEHASPQLPHVSPSSTSQSNPSSEQRSSSTAQSSLGTPSETSIPTPASSDQNSRRLQSSPLTSALPEASQSSQASHSHHVLSPSNVTSSLTSLAKTCHIKPIDSVDGRCDSNESEEGQDST; translated from the exons ATGTGCTTAGTAGCTCAGAGGATGGAGTGTTGTGACTCTGTCTCCAACAATGGAGCCTCTGGCCCCCACACACAACAGCCTCCTGGGCTCTGCAGACCACTGGCCCCCAATCCACTCCTACTGGCCAGAGATCAAGCCATTCATCGGAGCACAGCAACTCTGTCCAAGCAGGGTGGACTAGTGGGGCGGGCCGAGGAGGAGGGACTTgcagggagatttgaagaaagagtTAGGGAAAAACAGGTTAATGAATGTTCAACTAGAGAGATGTTAAAAGATGCAGCGGAGAGGGAGAAGGCAGATGAAGAAGAAGGTGATGATGTGGAGAGACCTATCGGAGAGATCTTGTACCAGCCTGATGGGTCTGCCTATGTGACAAAGAGTAAACTCACGAGTGGtgtaccctcctcctcgttagGTGCCCCTTCCTCCGTCATTAGAACCTGTTACATTTCCTCGTCTCAAAGCTCCACTCCACAGATTTTTCGTGTCTTCCAAATGCATAACCTTGACGACAGTGATAGTCTAGCTCTGGTGACCCGCCAATCCAAAGATAGTGCCCCTGACGTGGCAGGATCATCAGAGAAAGGGGTGACATGGTCTGGTCTAACCAAACCCATCCTGATGTGCTTTCTGTGTCGGCTGTCTTTTGGCCGTTCACACTTGTTTAGGGCTCATGCTTCTCAGCAACACAACATCACCTTCAGCGACGAAGAACAACATCTGCTCTCATTTAAACAAACCTCTGCCATTTTACAGCCTGCCGGCCCAGGCAACCACCCATTCCTCTCTTTCCTAGAACCAAAAAGGAATTGTGAGTCTGTGGTACCACTTAACCTGGCATCTCCGACCTCTGGGAACAGCACAGAGGACACGGCAAGACGGAAAGAGAATGAAGAGCCTCTGATCTCTAAGCCAGGACTCCCTCTCCTGCCCTCTCCACCCAGAACCTCCCCTGCTACCTCAATACCAAGCCCTGCCAAAGACCCTTCAACCCTGGGAAGAGAGGGCACACAAAGAGGCAAGGAGGATAACATATGGAAGGATGGAGAAAGTAGTGAGGGGGGAGAGAGGAGATTGTATTTAGAGGTAGGCAGCACTGTAGATGACGGTGCTCATGGTATTAGCAGCAGTAGCGGACAAGAGCACATTACTGAAGCTGCTCTGTCAAACCAAAGCATTTCAAAACCTCCAAACTCTGTAACAATAGCAACCAGCTTTATGAACAACACCAAAACCCTTACAGACTCTGAGTCAGAGTGTGGAACAAGCTTTAACTGCCACGACCCTGCACCTGCTTCCCTTGTTGTGGTAAACCCGTCCACTGTCACTACTACAGAACAACTTGCCAACCAAGAGAGTGCCACAGCAACCGAACCAAATGAACAGTTAGAGAATGGTAGTGCCATAGCAATGGAACCAACCACTAGGTTGTCTGAAGATGACAGACATGCTGTCACTCATTCTGACCTGCCCAATAATCATAGCCATTCCCCATCCCCTACACTGAGTCCTACCTTAACCCAGACTAGTCAGCCTATTCTTGAAGAAGGGCACTTGGACACGGCCTCTAGAAAAAGGCTGTTGATGGCTAGTGACGGATGCTTTGTTGCAGCTGGGGATGATGTCCAAGGATCATCTTTCAGTTATGGCATTCAGGCCTCTATAGTACACTCCAGAAACTCCTGCAAGACATTGAAGTGTCCAAAATGCAACTGGCACTACAAGTACCAGCAAACTCTTGAAGCCCATATGAAGGAGAAGCATCCAGAGTCGGAGTCTGAACAGTGTCCATACTGCAGCAGTGGTCAGAGCCATCCACGCTTAGCAAGAGGTGAGACATATTCTTGCGGATACAAGCCGTTCCGCTGCCAGGTCTGCCAATATTCCACCACTACCAAGGGCAACTTGAGCATCCACATGCAATCGGACAAACACCTTAACAACATGCAGAGCCTGCAGACGCAGTCACATGCACACAGCCCAGCAGCCCAGCCCAATCCTTTAACCCATTCGCATCCTACTCTCACTCACCCCACCCAAGCCAACTCCCCCTCTCCATCTAAGCTTCGGGGACGTGCATCGTGGCGGTGTGAAGTCTGCGACTACGAAACCAACGTGGCACGGAACCTCCGAATCCACATGACCAGTGAAAAGCACACGCACAACGTGCTTCTACTGCAGCAGAACCTGGCACACATGCAACGTCAGCGTAAGCACAATGCCACAGAGCTTTACCGCCACTGCCAACCTCAGACCAAACTGTCCGATGCCATCGCTCCTCTGTCCTGCAATGAAACCTCTTCACAGAAACTCTTTGAATGCATTCTATGTGGCCATTTTTCCTGTGACACTCTAGAAGAGCTTAGTCAACACCTGACCATGCAGCGTTCATTACCCAATTCCTATTGGAGGAGCACAACCGGAGACACCCATCATTGTCGGCTTTGCCATTATGCCACACCTTTGCGAGCAAACTTCCAACTGCACTGCCAGACAGACAAACACGTACAGCGCTACCAGCTAGCTGCACACCTACGGGAGGCCAGTAGTCAACATGTAAACATcgaagaggaggaagaagagtGGCGTCTCAGGTGTGTCGCTGCAGGAAGCCAAGTGCAGCTCAGGTGCAATGCATGTGACTACGAGGCCAGCAGCTTGGAGAAACTGAAGCTACACACCATGAACTCCAGACACGAGACCAGCCTGAGACTATACAag TATTTGCAGCAGCTGGATGGAGTGGAGTCTGAAGATGTCTGGCTGCACTGTGTGCTGTGTGATTTCTCCACTCAGAACAGCCTTTCTTTAGTGCAGCACTCCCATTCATTGAGCCACCAGAGAGGGGAGGGGCTGCTCAGACTACAGCGAATCCAGAAGGGTCTGCAGGATGAGGAGGAGCTTGGTGCCATCTTTACAATCCGAAAAAGCCCTGCTCAAGAAAATG CTCTTCAAGGAGATCAGAATGGGATGGACTCTCCCACTGAGTTTACGGCTAACCAAGAAGACAGAAGTAAACATGGAGACATGGCAGCAGAAAAAACAG AAGGATTCATTCAAACGGAGGTGGAGCAAAATGAGTCTTCTTCCAGTCCTAAGCGTCCCTCATCTGGATCTGACGAGTCAGttgatctctctctctgcaaACGGCCACGAATACAGGAAGAG ATGCGGCAGTGTCCATTCTGTCGGTTCCGTCATACTGATATTGAGCGTCTAAGGAGTCATGTGATGAACCAGCATGCAGTTCAGCCTGCTCTCTGCTGCCCACTGTGCCAAGACACATTGCACAGTATTGCCCTCTTGCGTACCCACCTCACACAGCTGCACAGTGTCACTGCAGACTGCACTCAGAAGCTCATCAACACG GTGATTGCTTCAGACGTGCTGCCAGAGAAGATGTTCTTACCAGTGCACAACTCTGATACACAGCTAATAAATGCTAATGAAACAAAGAGACTGGATG aaatttCAACCGATGCTGAACCTGAGAGAGGTACCACACCTCACTTAGAGGCAGCAAAAATCTATAAACAACCATCAGAGGATGCAGAATCAACAAAGGAGAACAATGCCGCTTTTCCTTGTTGGCAGAAGGGCTGTAACAAAGTCTTTACATCCTCAAGTGCACTCCAAACACACTTCAACCAGCTTCATAGCCAGAAATCTCAAACGGCAATATCTGATCGCCACATTTACAAGTACCGGTGTAATCAGTGCAGCCTAGCATTCAAAACCCCTGAAAAGTTGCAACTGCATTCCCAGTACCATGCTATAAGAGCTGCCACCATATGCTGCCTCTGTCAACGCAGTTTTCGTACAATGCAGGCCCTTCGGAAACACCTTGAGACAAGCCACCTGGAGCTAAGTGAAATCCAAATACAGCAGCTTTACGGTGGTTTAATGATGAATGGTGACACCCTGATCTCCGGAGACCAAACATTTGGTGAAGAGGAGGGATCACCAGAAGAAACTGAGATGAAAGATGATGAAGAATGTGATTTGGAGAAAAAACTAAGTCCTACAGACAATGATTCAAGTTTGGTTAAAGATATTGCTGAATGTGACCCCAAGCAGCCTGTTTTTCCACTTAGAAAGGGCCCGAATATTACAATGGAGAAATTTCTGGATCCATCGAGGCCTTTCAAATGTACTGTTTGCAAGGAATCTTTCACCCAGAAGAATATTCTCTTGGTTCACTACAACTCAGTGTCACACTTACACAAACTTAAACGGTCTCTGCAGGACACGTCAACTGGCTTGCAAGAGCCTGTCAACAATGCAGACCACAAGCCATTTAAATGTAGTATTTGCAATGTAGCATATAGTCAAAGTTCAACCTTAGAGATTCATATGCGTTCTGTCTTGCACCAGACAAAAGCTCGTGCATCCAAGCTTGATTCATCTGCGCCTAGTTCTGAATCTTTTGGCCCTCCCCCAGGCAAGGCATTGTCCAGCACCCCTGCAACCATGAAGCCTGCTACTTCCATGAACAATGCTGGTCTAAGCCACCAACAAAACACTGAACTCAATGGCACACCTGCAAACCCAGACACCAGCCATCCTTCAACATCTGACATGAGGAAGAAGTTGGTAAACATGATTGATTCAGCTGCCAAGCAACAACAGGTGTCATTACAACAACAACcattacaacaacagcagcagcagcagttagCCCAGGCTCAAGCCCATCTCCAGCATGAGCTCCAAAAGAAGGCTGCTCTTCTTCAGTCCCATTTATTTAATCCTGCACTTTTACATCCTTTTCCTATGGCAACAGAGGCTCTTCTTCCAgtgcagcagcaacagcaattgCTTCTTCCTTTTCTTATTCCAGGAGGAGAGTTCCGTATGAATCCAGAGGTGAACCTTAAAGGCTCTGGTCTAAACTTAAGCACATTAAAACCTACTGTAAATGAGGATACTGCTGAGTCTTCCAAAAAAGATGGCTCGAAATATTGttctaaacaaaaacaaaatgaagatcTGGTAATTCATCCTGAAATTAATGAACAAAAACTGACCAGTGATCCACAGTGTGTAAAGGATGCAGATGAACAGAACGATAATGAAGGATCAAAAGAAATCGATAATGTGGgtatcaaagaaaaaacacATCATCCCAAAATACAAGAAAATGAAGATGTAAACAAAGAGATGTCAACCAGTGGGGAGGGTTTTGATGAGTTTCTTCCACCCAGAATAGCCCATGATGCCCCAGGGAATGCTTCAAAGGCTTTGCTTGAAAACATTGGTTTTGAGTTAGTCATGCAATTCAATGAAAGTAAGCAGCGATATCAGAAAAATCTTACTGAGGCAATACCAAATGGTGGGGATGTGTCTGACACCAAAGAGGTGGATCATACAGAAGGCATGGAGAAGCTAGAGTGTGAGTCTTGCGGGAAGCTTTTTTCAAATGCACTGATTCTGAAGAGCCATAAAGAGCAGATTCATCATTCCATATTCCCTATCAAGTCATTGGAAAAATTTGCCAAAGACTACAGGGAGCAATATGACAAACTCTTTCCACTGAGACCTGCAACTCCAGAGACTTCTCCTGTTTCATCCCCTTCTCCTACACCTCCTGTGATTCCCAACCTTTCAGTGCAGCAGCCACAACAGCAACAACCAGTGCAACCAATTGTACCGGTCTCTACACTCAGTGCTACTCCTGCTACTGTCTCCATTCCTCAAGCTCCATTATCTCAGATTCCCTTACCCATGGAACTGCCACTCTTCCCCCCACTCCTAATGCCCCCCATAACTTTGCAAGCTTTAACTCCTCAGGGCCCTGTCCATCTGCCCCAAGTGGAGGCCAGTTTGAGTCCTGATTTGACACAGCTTTATCAACAACAGTTAACTCCACCCATGATGCAGCAGCAAAATAAAAGACCTCGAACCAGGATCACGGATGATCAGCTTAGAATCCTGCGTCAGTATTTTGATATAAACAATTCTCCAAATGAAGACCAAATCCACGAGATGGCCAACAAATCTGGTTTGCCACATAAAGTCATAAAGCATTGGTTTCGGAACACTCTATTCAAAGAACGCCAGCGCAACAAGGATTCTCCATATAACTTTAGTAACCCTCCCATCACAACACTGGAAGATGTAAAGGTGGATTCTAGACCACCCTCTCCTGAGCCACCAAGACAAGAGTTTTATGGGGGTAAGAGGTCCTCAAGAACCAGGTTTACTGACTATCAGCTAAGATTattgcaggatttttttgaCGCCAATGCATACCCCAAAGATGACGAGTTTGAGCAACTGTCCAACCTCCTTAATCTTTCTACCCGTGTGATTGTGGTATGGTTTCAAAATGCCAGACAAAAAGCTCGGAAGAACTATGAGAACCAAGGAGAGGGAGTGAAGGATAGTGAACGCAGAGACCTATCTAATGACCGCTACTTTCGTACTTCCAACAACAATTTCCAGTGTAAGAAATGCAACATAGTCTTTCAACGCATTTTTGATCTCATTAATCACCAGAAAAAGCAGTGTTACAAAGATGAAGAGGAGGAAATGCTGAATGATCAGAATGACACTTTAATGGATTCTAAGACTGAGTGTCATAGTCCAATATCTGGACCCTCTTGTTTTACACAAGCAACTTCTTGCTCAAGCCCCTCCAGTTCTTCTGTGTCTAGTACTATTGTGAAGTCCACTGATTCTGAGCATATGCACACAAGTCTCACTAGAGAGCTTGAACAAGCAAATGAAGCATCCTCTGACCCTAAACGGGCTGTTAGTATCAACACTGAGTTAGAGGAATTGGAGAACAGTATGCAGCAGCCAAAGCCTCCCTGTGAGGAGAACCAAAATGTAAGCACAGAGATTCACTCTCACTCACCTCCTAAACAACAACAGGTTTCCTGCACATCTGAAACAAACCCAGCTCCCTCACAGAGCTCCCAAAACATTTTTAGTCCTTCAGAGATTCCTTCATCTGAGCAACAACTGCAACAGAAACCAGCCCAGGATATGAGCCCTTACCACTGTATCCAGTGTAAATTGAGCTTCCCCTCTTTTGAACATTGGCAAGAGCACCAGCAAATGCACTTCCTTACCCAAAGTTACTTTCCCAGCCCACAGTTCCTCGACCGTCCTGTAGACATGCCTCTTATGCTGTTTGATCCTGCTAATCCCCTACTTGCAAGGCATCTACTTTCAGGAACAATTTCTCAGATAGTGGCAAATCCACCTGCAGTAACAACCATTCCCGATTCAACAATAAACTCTCTGAAGAGGAAACTTGAAGAGAAAGCAGGAACCAGTTCTATGGAAAATGATTGGGAAAATAACGGGGAGGAACCCCAGCGAGACAAACGTATGAGGACCACCATAACACCAGAGCAGCTAGAGGTTTTATATCAGAAATACCTTTTGGACTCCAATCCAACACGCAAGATGCTTGACCATATCTCCAGCGAGGTCGGTCTTAAGAAAAGAGTGGTTCAAGTCTGGTTCCAGAACACCCGAGCTCGTGAGAGGAAAGGCCAGTTTCGGGCATTGGGACCATCTCAAATCCATCGCCGTTGCCCATTCTGTCGAGCTCTCTTTAAAGCACAGACTGCTCTTGCTGCTCACATACGTTCACGTCACTGGCATGAAGCAAGGAATGCAGGGTATAGTATGGCAGTGTCTAGTATGACTCAAGATCAGGAAGGTTCTCAAATTAAACCTGATCTCTTTGATTTAGCCAATTATTCTCAGTTTTTGAGCTCCACTGATGATGCAGATTCTCCAGCATGCAAAAGCATGGACCTGTCTTCACATCAGCAGCGTCTGAGCCCAAAACCTATAAAAGGTGAGGGTATGGAAGATTTTGAGATGCCTTCCATGTCAGTTTATCAGACTTTTGAACAGAGCAAGCTGAATAACTGTGAAGCTAACACAAACACGAACCATGACCATACAACTGATGAAGGAAATGATTCTCTAGAGGGTAAACATGGCAGTATCGATCACATGTCTCCCAGCACTGAAAGAGAGGCTTCTTCTGAAAGTGATGAAAAGATGTCTTCTGGTTTGGTTAGCCCTGCAATCAGCTTTAATGCTAAAGATTTTGATAATGATTTAGTCTTAGATTACAGTGAAAATTCCAGCCTGGCCGATCCAGCTTCACCATGCCCTGGTAGCTCCAACAGTCAGGGCTTTGATAATGACAGACACAGCCAAAAACGCTACCGCACTCAAATGAGCAATCTGCAGGTGAAAGTGCTCAAAGCCTGCTTTAGTGACTACAAAACCCCGACAATGCTCGAGTGTGAAGCCTTGGGCAATGACATTGGTCTTGCCAAGAGGGTGGTTCAGGTGTGGTTTCAGAATGCTCGTGCCAAGGAGAAAAAGGCCAAGCTTAGCCTTGCAAAGCAGTTTGGTACAGAGAGTACTTCTATTGATAGACCTAAGACTGAATGCACTCTTTGCTCGGTTAAATACACTGGCTGCTTGTCTATTCGTGATCATGTCTTCTCCCAGCAACATCTTGCTAAAGTTAAGGAGGCTCTGGGTGGCCAGATGGAGAGGGACAAGGAATATTTGGGTTCAGTATCTGCTCGCCAGCTGATGGCTCAACAAGAGGTGGATCATCCAAAAAAAACAAGTGATGTTCTGGGACTTGTCCAACCACAAGCTATACTGAGCTCAGTGGGCCTCAACCAAACTGCCCTTCATTGTCTGAGCCAGTCTTCAGTTTATTCAAGTCTACAGACGCAGACCACTACAAGCATACGAGGTGGTAACAGCACAATGACTGAGGGCGTTTCTTCCATAAAAACAG AAGGTGCCAGTGACCCTCCTGTAAATGAGCTGACCCGCAAGCCAAACGTGATGTCCTCTTCTGCCATATCAGCTATGGATGACAAAGATGTAGTTAGCACAACCAACTCTGTCTTGACCCCAAAGACCACGGAACAAGAACTTCAGTTACCCAAAGAAAATGACACTGGGAGTAACAGGATTCCCACAAACAAACTTGACAGTTCTCCACTGGGAAATGCTACTCATGCAAATTCTTCTTGCAACAGTAAAGAAAAGTCAGACTCTTCCAGACCAACAGTATCTACTCCAAATACTGGAAGGGAATATGCCATGGACCCAACTCAGCTACAAGTTCTTCATGCAGCAATGAAAACTGACCAAGCTGCTCTGCTCCCTAGTCCCCTCCTGCCCTGTCTGATGCCTGGCTTCCCTCCACTTTTTTCTCCCCATATTCCCACACCTATGCCTGGAGGCCTCCTGCAGCCCATGTTTGGCATGGAAAGCATGTTCCCATATGGTCCAGTCTTGCCACAGGCTCTAATGGGGCTGTCCCCAGGCTCCATTCTCCAGCAATATCAACAAAATCTGCAGGGTGCACTGATGCAACAAAGACTGCAGCTGCAACAGAAACATTTAGTGAAGCTACCAGAGAAACCAAAACCTAGCCAAATCTCTGCTCGCCTCCATGCAGAGGACATCATTTCATCCAAACGTGACAAGAAGCAAGGCACACTCAATGGCACAGATTCCCCCTTCATAAACTCTGTCAACACTAAGCAGCCAGACGTGGATAACAACTTTCTTCTAAGCCACAGTATTGTTTCCAAAACAGAGTGTAGAACAGAAGGCAAGGATGGTCATCTTTATGACTGTCTCGCCTGTGAGGTGTCTCTCACTGGGAATGCAGAGCTCATCAAACATCTTGAGTTCCCTCAGCATAGACAAAGAGTGGCAGAGAGACTGAATGCCAAAGAGCATGCTTCTCCTCAATTACCTCACGTCAGTCCCTCATCTACCTCTCAGTCAAACCCATCCAGTGAACAGAGATCCTCTTCAACTGCCCAGTCTTCTTTAGGGACTCCTTCTGAAACCTCCATCCCTACCCCAGCCAGTTCTGACCAGAACAGTAGACGTCTCCAAAGCTCACCCCTGACTTCAGCTTTACCTGAGGCTTCCCAAAGCTCACAGGCTTCTCACTCACATCATGTTCTTTCGCCTTCAAATGTTACCTCAAGCCTGACAAGCCTTGCAAAGACATGTCACATAAAACCAATAGACTCTGTGGATGGGCGTTGCGACAGCAACGAGTCAGAGGAGGGACAAGACTCGACATAA